TATTGCAGGTCTTCGGCTTTTGTCCACATTTCCTCTGGGTTCAGCTCATAGATGCCCTCTTCTCGATACATATAATGATTCATGATGAATTCCCGGCGAATCGTAGCATAATCCTCGTGGAATTGGCGAATGTATTCGTTGATCTCTTGTTCCTTGTATTTGCGGTCTTTTTCTAACCCACGGACCATGTGTTCAAAGACGATCAGCTTTTTCTTCCGCTGGGACGGAATTTGTTTCAGCTTGCCATCTGGCGTAATGAAGCTGCGAATGACCTGCATTTTTTCCGCTGCCATCTGGTGCCTCCTCTGAACATGTGAGTTGTCTTGCGCAAAAATGTCCTCTGTTGTCGAATCCTTTGCTTTTTCCATGACGTTCACGATTGCCTGCGACTGGCGTTTTACATTGGCTTCGTGCAGGTAAAAGTAAATGGTGTTTTTATCACGACGTTCGTAAACGACACCTGCTTCTCGAAGCTTTGCCATATGGTGGGTGATGGTAGGAGGTGTTACGCCGAGCTTGCCTGCCAACGCCTGTCCGTGCAGGGGACCATTTGCCAAAATCGCGAGAATGCGTACGCGCGTCGGGTCTCCGAGTGCTTTGTAAAAGGTGACGAGTTGGTTTAATTGCAAAACGAGGCACTCCTTTCTTTGTCTATTCGTTTCGATTAGATGATATTCTAATTAGATGATAAGTTTGATTTCTTTGGCTGTCAATTCGAGCACGTATCAAACACCCTTAGCCGTTGCTGTTGGTGGCAGCGGAAAAAGGAGAAAACGCTCGAGCTTCTTGGGCCCCCTGCATGGGGTCATTCCTGCAC
This genomic stretch from Brevibacillus sp. DP1.3A harbors:
- a CDS encoding metalloregulator ArsR/SmtB family transcription factor, encoding MQLNQLVTFYKALGDPTRVRILAILANGPLHGQALAGKLGVTPPTITHHMAKLREAGVVYERRDKNTIYFYLHEANVKRQSQAIVNVMEKAKDSTTEDIFAQDNSHVQRRHQMAAEKMQVIRSFITPDGKLKQIPSQRKKKLIVFEHMVRGLEKDRKYKEQEINEYIRQFHEDYATIRREFIMNHYMYREEGIYELNPEEMWTKAEDLQ